A genome region from Erigeron canadensis isolate Cc75 chromosome 3, C_canadensis_v1, whole genome shotgun sequence includes the following:
- the LOC122591895 gene encoding uncharacterized protein LOC122591895 has protein sequence MAARTGRESLDHFCVAIIKLYGREYLRRPTQHDVARIFEAHEQHHYMPGMLGSIDCTHAEWLNCPRHLRGQYTRDDHGVPTIMFEITASQHTWIWHAYFGAAGSNNDINVLNQSDFKYSAFLKAYPYPTDPKEKRFKKLQEAARKDVERAFGILKGKWKILRRPLRPMIKDKIAQCVYATCILHNMIIKGDGKAISPVHIMDPPVQPVFDSSL, from the exons ATGGCCGCTCGAACCGGGCGCGAGTCTCTTGACCATTTTTGTGTTGCCATCATTAAGTTGTATGGTCGAGAGTACTTACGTAGGCCTACTCAACACGACGTTGCTCGCATTTTCGAGGCACACGAACAACACCATTACATGCCGgggatgcttggtagcatcgatTGTACACACGCCGAGTGGTTAAATTGTCCTAGACACTTGAGAGGACAATATACGAGAGACGACCATGGCGTTCCCACTATTATGTTTGAGATCACTGCTTCTCAACATacgtggatttggcatgcttattTTGGTGCTgccggttcaaacaacgacataAACGTGTTGAACCAATCCGACTT CAAGTACTCGGCGTTTTTAAAAGCATACCCGTATCCTACTGACCCGAAGGAGAAAAGATTTAAGAAGCTACAAGAGGCGGCGAGGAAAGACGTGGAGCGTGCATTTGGGATTCTAAAAGGGAAATGGAAAATTCTTAGGCGTCCTCTTCGACCCATGATCAAAGACAAGATCGCACAATGTGTTTACGCGACTTGTATtttacacaacatgatcataaaAGGCGATGGCAAAGCAATCTCACCGGTTCACATAATGGACCCGCCGGTCCAACCGGTGTTCGACTCTTCGTTATGA
- the LOC122591896 gene encoding uncharacterized protein LOC122591896, whose translation MSSTSSESRAVVVESASSSETNVHFLQNAVQWMDDTANSNDVRHRKYVNQEREVCHQILLNDWFVDEPKYDDAYFRKKFRMEKTMFLKIVDDIQANFPYFQEGFDACRNKLQDNPKSVLGGTLTHYGQSARRVR comes from the coding sequence ATGTCTTCCACATCTTCCGAATCGCGAGCTGTCGTTGTGGAATCGGCTTCGTCATCCGAGACCAATGTTCACTTTTTGCAAAACGCGGTTCAATGGATGGACGACACGGCAAACTCTAACGACGTTCGACACCGTAAATACGTCAATCAAGAACGTGAAGTCTGTCATCAAATACTACTAAATGATTGGTTTGTTGATGAACCAAAATACGACGATGCTTACTTTCGAAAAAAGTTTCGTATGGAGAAAACCatgtttttaaaaatcgtcGACGACATCCAAGCAAATTTTCCATATTTTCAAGAGGGGTTCGATGCGTGTAGGAATAAGCTTCAGGACAATCCAAAAAGTGTGCTCGGCGGTACGTTAACTCACTACGGGCAATCCGCCCGACGAGTACGATGA